The stretch of DNA CACACCCTGGTATCTGTTTTCCTGTGCGTCTCTTAGCCTCTGGACTGGTGGGTGGTCTGCGAGTGCTGCCGCAGGGCTACTGGTTCACGGTGCTGTACGCCTCCGCGGCGCTGCTGCTCTGCCTGCTGGTGTGCCTGGTGGGCGCGCACATCTACTCGCGTGCCGCCCTCCTCATCCTGCTGGTGGTCACCGGCGCCCTCATCTCCATCCTCATCAGTCCGCTGGTGGTGGGGCCGCGCACCTTCCTCATCAGTCACCCCAGCCCAGTCAACCACAGTCAGACGCTGAGCTACAATGTCAGCTACACTGGCTTCAAAACCACCACACTCCAGAACAACCTggccggtgagtgtgtgtgtgtgtgtgtgtggggggggagggggtgagggtgaCGTAGAGAGGAATTGAAGTAAGTGGATTCTTGATAAACCAAATTTGAAATGGCTAGGATGGTCAATTTGTGTGAAATGctctttttatttaatattatggAGTGGAGACCTCTGGAGTGCAGACCAGAGGCCACAGGCTGTGTGCAGAGACCGAGAGAAGATAAGCACGTGAATTAAACGGGAAGGAGGCTTCTCGTGTACTTTCATCTACATCTAAAAGTGAAAACCCTCCTTGCTTCCTCTTTGCAGCGGGCTACTCAATCGACTATAGTACAAACAAGAAGATGTCCTTCGCCACTGTTTTTGCCGTCATGTTCACCAGCTGCACAGGAATCATGGCAGGTGCTAACATGTCGGGTACGTTATTTTTACTTcagcttttctttcttcctctttttgatAATCAAAAGTTATATGATAACTAGACTCTTGCTAGCCGCCAACATTCCTACTCCTATTTATtgctgtgtctcacacacacacaccacatctagATTTTAAACTTAGATGTAAATGAAAACGATAGCATAGCACTTCTAATGTTGTTTGAACGGTCCCCTTATTGTATCTCCATTGTAGGCGAGTTGAAGAACCCAAGCGTGTCGATTCCGAAAGGCACGATCCTGGCTGTTCTCTACACCTTCGTCGTGTATGTCATCCTCTTCCTGCTGGTCAGCTCAACGTGTGAAAGGTTACCTCACCTGAGTGCATACATGTAGACATTGAGATGTAGCATTAACGTTAAGGTCTACATTATGAAACGCCGACTGCAATAACTCCTTCATTCTTGTTTCAGAGCTTTGTTAATTGGGGACTACGGCTTCTTCCAGCGCATTAACATATGGCCTCCATTTGTGCTCGTCGGCGTGTACTGTGCCTCCCTCTCAGCTGCCATGTGCTCTCTGATTGGAGCGTCACGCATCCTTCACGCACTGGCCTTGGATCAGCTCTTCGGTCAGTACGAGGAGATGAATGGCGACTATAAAGAGACACTTACTATCTCTTACTATTTTTAAAGTGAATTCTTTAGGGTTTTCTAGCCTTTTTATTGGCAGAAGGGGGGTGGAAGAAAGGTGGGGAGAGTGGGGACAGGGAATGAACCTGGGTCCTCGTGGGaacgtaacttgcaattacagcagttacacttctgcactctttctttcttttttatttcattttgttatatttctaatgtaaagtagtatttatttattgttacaccaggttctattgctcgtagcttgaatattctctcccttgtacgtcgctttggacaaaagcgtctgctaaatgactaaatgtaaatgtaaatgtggacCCATATGTAGTGTGGGACAGCAACCATTCCCATTCTTACTATCTCTTGAGTGAGGAATACTTATTGGGTGGTGGTGTGACTgatgtttgtgttctgttgcaGGTTTGCCTCTGGCCCCAGCTACCATCACATCCAGCTCAGGAAACCCCTGGGTGTCTGTGCTGTACACCTGGGGGCTGGTTCAGGTAtgaatgtctgcatgtgtgtgcttgcatgcatgtatgtgtgtcagatggatgtgtttgtgcttaTATGCATCTGAATAGATGATTGGTATCAGTAAGGTGTTTATGAATAATATGAGGCgtgacacaacaacatcagtccaggttttttttttcttttttttcattttaattctACAGTTACTCCTCTTTAAAATAAGGGGTCATTTGTAAAATGGGATGCAGCCAATCCAGAGAAATTAGCGAAAATGTTGAAGGTATCATCATCTTAACATAAAATTTAAGTTTGGAGAAAACCGTGAACTCTTTGTGTAAATTGGAATTCATGCATAGCAACTGATCCTGTCATTCAGTCGTCATGAAACTTTGCATACAGATAAAAGACAACCACATTTGTTTTATGTGGTAGTCCTTCATAACATACTCAGGGACTAAAATTCTATGAGCGTCTGTTCTAAGTCATTCTCTACGCTGTCCAAAGAAAGATCTAGCTGCCTTGTCTTCATTGCTTTGTCTACCATTTTGTGTctggtattagtgtgtgtgtgaaactgtttATCGCTTCATATTAGGCTGTTTGGTGCCTGTGGTACTTCCCTGTGTTCGTTTAGCATCCATCGTCAATGTCTTTGCCAAAAGATACCTGCCTCCTGTTTTCCACATTCTCGGGAGTTGTAAACCATCTAGATGCACCGTGTAGCGCATAGCAAAAGAACTAAGGCAATatagtgagagaatgagcaggaATTAAGTGAATCTAGGATATAAAAACAGCAttgaaaaatatattaaaaagacAGAACATTAAACACTATATACATGTAATTTAAACCTGCAATGGCTGACTCATCCAATCCAGGTAATACAAATCTTTTAAATGGGCCTTTTTAGATTTTGACCCTTTcacaaaatacatcaaaatcACACATTTCGCCTTTATGGCAAAGCCAAATATTGTGCATTGTAtttggaacattctggaatATTTCATGtgggttgttcttttttttctcaaacagGAACCTTTTTACAACCTTTTTATTTCAGCTTGCTTGTAGGCAAAGAAAACATTATAGCCCCCCCATTGTAGTCCCAAGTAGCAAAAGATTGaatgattttgtaaatgttcCGTATGGATTTAGTCAAAATGATTTTTGAAGATGgaccaaaccatgtcagaggaacagaggaaaacatggtgtaacTTGTAGTGACATCTTAAggatgatttgtttgaaattgggtCAAAAGCTTCTATATGCCACACAATTCCATTAAGATTTGCCGTTCACGCAAGCATGTATgagctgctgaattttgattgggcATAGGTAACCATTTTGTTGAGCACGCCATATGAAACTTTAGGAGATCGTCAAGTATAAGCACACCAAATTTCCAAATGTTAGCTTAAGCGGTTCCTGAGATATttaaatgtgtcagttgcagcaTCTCCTTTGgataaaatgtaacaaaatttGACTTGTATCAAAAAATATAGCTGGGTATAAGTATACAAAACTTTAGCTTAAGCCattcttgagatattgaaatgtgtcagttgtgGTGCCCCTATGAACTTTGAACCTATATGAcacaagatattggctagtgAAGCACTAGATTTCTactttgaacattattcaccAGGTAGTGCTACTCCACAAATGAATCACAATGAGCTAGGGTCATGCGGCTCTTAGAGGCCTTTACTGAGATTCCTGTATCTGAGTAGCATTCCTCCATGCTAGCTCCCCACAATATTTTGGTGACTGATACATTATAGATTAAGGAATGTCTTTACAGCAAAATTAGAACAACGATATTTtgttaaataaacatttttcgACACACTCTAATTTCAAATCGCTATATCTGAGAAAGATATTGCGACACTGGACTCATTTTGTGGTGACTCGCCCCATATAATGTTTTGTCACTTGTAAAATATGATGTTTGATCACAACTGagttctaagtgtgtgtgacttcctTCTGTGGTTGATTTTGATGGGCACTAAACATTCGTATTTACTGCAGTGCACAGTGTTTGCTGCTGAGCTGAACGTCATTGCAGGCCTGGTGACTGTGTTCTACCTGCTGGCCTACGCAGCAGTGGACCTGGCCTGTCTTGCTCTGGAGTGGGCCTCCGCCCCTAACTTCAGGTGCTAATGTAACCCATAACCCCAGGCTAATGCTCAGGCTATGATTTCTACTATGTTTTACCCtggcagtgcatgtgtgttggtaCTGTCCCCATTTGACATCAGTCTGATACTCCATTCTTGCACTATTCACACTCCCCCTTGTATCCAAGTTCAAgcttatttcttttttatagGTACTGATAATCTAATGGATGTGTTCCTTTCTGTGTGCCAGCCTCGTCATCTGTTTCTCATCTCTGTTCCACAGGCCCACGTTCCAGTTCTTCTCCTGGCACAGCTGCCTGCTGGGCATAGTCAGCTGTGTGGTGATGATGTTTGTGATCAACCCAGTGTACTCCTCAGCCAGTATtgccatgctgctgctgctgctgctgttcctgcATTACCGCTCCCCCACCAGTAGCTGGGGCTACATCAGCCAAGCACTGATCTTTCATCAGGTACACACCAAAAACAacacagtgagcacacacacacacacacacacacacacacatgcatacacacacaatgcatggtTCGGATGATTTAAGTATTCATTTGACATTCTGCCTATTTGTGGTCAAATTTCAGGATTACTGGTGCTCTTCACACATGTTCTTCTGAatcagtttcttttttattcattcattcatttattttcccctCATCAGGTGCGCAAGTATCTGTTGATGCTGGACGTACGCAAGGACCATGTGAAGTTCTGGCGGCCCCAGGTGCTGCTGATGGTGGCCAACCCTCGCTCGTCCAGCCAGCTCATCAACTTCGTCAACCAGCTGAAGAAGGGGGGCCTGTACGTGCTGGGCCATGTGCAGCTGGGGGACCTGGGTAATGCTGGAGGCATTTGTCTCCACGGCAACATCCCCAAGGATGTGTAGAGATTTGATGTTGTAGTAGAAGGTTGTTTGTAAATGTGCCTGCATTAGTATGGGTAATGAGAACAAGCACTGAGGTGGAAATCAGCATCTGTGATGTAACTAGATTCAACGGGGAATGGACAATGGGAAGTTTTGCTCCCTCATTTCCTTGAAATCCCTTCATGATCACAAACAAGAACCTTAGGCAGAACAGCACCCACCACGGCTTTACAGTAATTTAGTAATCTCAGTTGCTACCTTCTTTTTAGCTTTTATTCAAATATTCCTAATGATGATCCCTGTTAAGTATTAAAATACTAGACCCCAATGTTCAGAAGGTAACAGTTCTATTCAGAAGGTAAGGTACTACTTGCCTCCCTGCAGATACCAAAAGTTACCTTAGTTAGTTTCCATGGAGAGTtaacttgctttttttttcagtttttccttttctcatctcctcccatcctctGCCTCCACAGACCTCCTGCCCTCAGACCCTGTCCAGCAGCAGTACAACTTCTGGCTGAGTCTGGTTGATAAGTTGGGGGTGAAGGCCTTTGTGGATCTCACCCTGTCCCACTCTGTTCGGCAGGGGACCCAGCACTTACTGCGCATTACCGGACTGGGTGAGCAAGACTGGTCCGTTGGACCAGATGTCTGGTATACGGCTATAACGATGCAAAACCATGACATTAGAACACCATTTTGGATATAGAATAGAGAGTAATGCAAAACCATGTCATTATGACACCATTTTGGATACAGTTTGAATCACAGTGAAATACTGCATGTGTGATAATTCCTCACTTAGATAGACTCAACCCTAGGTGGAGGTGAATACTAGAAAACTAGAAAATAGTCTGTGTTATGCAACTCTTTTTCTGATTTCATGCTGTatgtcatttttctctcttaccTGTTCCAGGTGGAATGAAACCCAATACCTTAGCCATGGGCTTCTATGACAACTCCTATCCTGACGACTACTTCCTGCAGGACCCTAAATTTTGCCCGGACCCAAATGGCGCCCCCAGCAACGAAAACGACGATTTTGGGGTTGACCTGCCATCCCTGCAGGCGCACTTCGGCCCGGTGCGAGACGAGGTGAGCCCGCGCTCGCTCTCGCCCGAGGAATATGTGGGCATCGTCTCCGACGCCATCAAGATGAACAAGAACGTGTGCCTGGGCCGCTACTTCCACCAGCTGCACGCGGCCGATGTCCGGGGTCTGCGCGGCGAAGGCGCAGGGGTCACCATCGACGTGTGGCCCCTGAACCTGCTGCGCCCCGGCGGCAGCGGCAGCTTTGCCGACGTCTGCAGCCTCTTCCTGCTGCAGATGGCCTGCGTGCTCAACATGGCCAGCGGGTGGCGCCGTGCGCGCATGCGCATCTTCCTGTGCGCCGAGGCCCAGTCGGAGGACCAGGGCTGGATGGAGAAGGAGGCGCGCTTCCGTGAGCTGCTCCGCAAGCTGCGCATCCGCGCCAACATCAAGATCGTATCCTGGGACGTGGTGGTGAGGCTACGCGGGACGGGGAGCCCTGGGAGCAGCCCGAGCCAGCTGGGGGACCTGGATGGCCTGACCAGGGCGGCCCAGCCCATTTCCCAGGAGTTCCTGTCTGAGGTCAATAGCGTGCTGAAAGAGAACAGCGCAGAGGCGGCGGTGCGCTTCCTTTACCTGCCGCGCCCACCTCCTGCGTCTGGGCAGTACCAGCAGTACCTGGCCCAGCTGGACACCCTCTCCCGGGACCTGGGCCCCACATTGATGATTCACGGAGTAACGCCTGTTACATGCACTGAACTGTGAGAAGTTACCCTAttcttcctgtttgtttgtgtgtgtgtgtgtgtgtgtgtgtgtgtgtgtgtgtgtgtatacagtgagTGTGGTTGTCATGAtgtgtgctgttggcaaaagGGCATCTTACCAAAGTTGCAATTCACGTTAATCTTGCCGTTTGCAAAAGTTCTACAATGGCCAGTGAGTACGTTACGTCTTTGCACTAACTTGTTCATTCCGGCACTAGAGGTGTCATTTTGCTTGTCATGATAGTACTTGATATTTTTATGGTCAGTTAGTGGTCAGTTCCTCAGTTCATACATCATGTTGCTTTTTCACTTATGTTCACCTGTGTACATGCAACGATGTATTTGAACAATATAAAAACAAAGATTCTAATCGCTGTGATTTATAAGTAGAAGCTACTTATCTTTTCACTCACAAAACCGGGACCTGGATAACAGCCTTTGAACTACTGTAATGTGTCTCTTTAAATGACAGGTCAGTGTTtcttagtgttttgttgttgcgtTACTCATTCAGGCAGACATGACGAAATGTATCTGTGTGCTTTAAAAACAGTTCTATGCATTGACAAAACTATTGATGTGTTTGCTGTCAAacgtgacacacagacagagatgagcCAGTCTGGGCCAGACAGGTTGAGATCTTTCTAGGATGTTTGGGCCACATAGTGTTTGAAGCACTGAAAATGATTTTCAATCCCACAAAACCATGTGCTTCCAAAGACCTGTTTAAAATGACCTGCTCCTtgctcccttctcctctcctctcctctgttcatgTCAGAGAGGAGCTTGAAATAGAAAACGAATGGGTGGGCAGTGACAATCAGCTTTCAGGGACCCACGTACTACTACTGTCAAGGAAGAGGAAAGCTAAGGGAATatggaaatatatattttgattgAGTGGTACTAAAGtatgaaaagggagagaaacaacTATTGTTACTATGTCAGTGTTACTATGACCAAATACTTTTTTGCAAAAAGGTTTAAAGTAAGCTTTTGATataatgtatttgttacatggaatgtaaaatactttttttgtttgaGTTTCATTAGGCTGCAAAGGAAGTGTTAATATAATACTTGATCTT from Clupea harengus chromosome 8, Ch_v2.0.2, whole genome shotgun sequence encodes:
- the slc12a9 gene encoding solute carrier family 12 member 9, whose product is MASENAPLLGHGVYSVVGDGDKTPRRSSRGALEDDNAKAPNAPNRKLNTFFGVMVPTILSMFSIVLFLRTGFVVGHAGLLQGLLMLGVAYFIISLTILSICAISTNGAIEGGGAYFMISRSLGPEFGGSIGLMFFLAKVCACGVYVLGLVEAVLAVFGKDPASGLVGGLRVLPQGYWFTVLYASAALLLCLLVCLVGAHIYSRAALLILLVVTGALISILISPLVVGPRTFLISHPSPVNHSQTLSYNVSYTGFKTTTLQNNLAAGYSIDYSTNKKMSFATVFAVMFTSCTGIMAGANMSGELKNPSVSIPKGTILAVLYTFVVYVILFLLVSSTCERALLIGDYGFFQRINIWPPFVLVGVYCASLSAAMCSLIGASRILHALALDQLFGLPLAPATITSSSGNPWVSVLYTWGLVQCTVFAAELNVIAGLVTVFYLLAYAAVDLACLALEWASAPNFRPTFQFFSWHSCLLGIVSCVVMMFVINPVYSSASIAMLLLLLLFLHYRSPTSSWGYISQALIFHQVRKYLLMLDVRKDHVKFWRPQVLLMVANPRSSSQLINFVNQLKKGGLYVLGHVQLGDLDLLPSDPVQQQYNFWLSLVDKLGVKAFVDLTLSHSVRQGTQHLLRITGLGGMKPNTLAMGFYDNSYPDDYFLQDPKFCPDPNGAPSNENDDFGVDLPSLQAHFGPVRDEVSPRSLSPEEYVGIVSDAIKMNKNVCLGRYFHQLHAADVRGLRGEGAGVTIDVWPLNLLRPGGSGSFADVCSLFLLQMACVLNMASGWRRARMRIFLCAEAQSEDQGWMEKEARFRELLRKLRIRANIKIVSWDVVVRLRGTGSPGSSPSQLGDLDGLTRAAQPISQEFLSEVNSVLKENSAEAAVRFLYLPRPPPASGQYQQYLAQLDTLSRDLGPTLMIHGVTPVTCTEL